A single Atopobiaceae bacterium DNA region contains:
- a CDS encoding threonine/serine exporter family protein, which translates to MVTTAGNGTGQADITRATANMAAHHRRIAWHEAATAGDEPASSAPLADKADLVGRVGLMLLAAGTGAWRVREAMNRMSDVLGVTCVADVGLTSISASVRDGDELTNVVLSLPSSGVNTERIWLLERAVADLEASGADLTVHEWHDKLDRIERVPGRYAPWAAGLASAFACGAFVFLLGGGPIEMLCAFVGAGIGNWLRRLMLDRHINQFCAIGGSVACACLAYLAVLNLLPLVGVADAASHEVGYIGAMLFVIPGFPLITSGLDLMKLDLRSGIERLVYAVAVIFVATLVAWLVASFVALTPGDFEKMGLTPLAYCLLRLVASFVGVYGFSVMFNSPPRMAATAGLIGMVANTLRLELVSLAGTPPEAAAFAGALTAGLLASAVCRRVGFPRISLTVPSIVIMVPGLYMYKAIYYMGIFDAANMTAWLARAVIIVAFLPLGLGLARALTDTRWRHCS; encoded by the coding sequence GTGGTCACGACGGCAGGGAACGGCACGGGACAGGCGGACATCACGCGCGCGACGGCGAACATGGCCGCCCACCATCGGCGCATCGCATGGCATGAGGCCGCCACGGCCGGGGACGAGCCGGCCAGCTCGGCACCCCTTGCCGACAAGGCCGACCTCGTGGGCCGCGTGGGGCTGATGCTCCTGGCGGCCGGGACCGGTGCCTGGCGCGTGCGCGAGGCGATGAACCGGATGAGTGACGTTCTGGGTGTGACCTGCGTGGCCGACGTGGGCCTCACGAGCATCTCGGCCTCCGTCAGGGATGGCGACGAGCTCACCAACGTGGTGCTCTCGCTTCCCAGCAGCGGTGTCAACACCGAGAGGATCTGGCTGCTCGAACGGGCCGTGGCCGACCTCGAGGCGTCAGGTGCCGACCTCACCGTGCATGAGTGGCACGACAAGCTCGACCGCATCGAGCGGGTCCCGGGCAGGTACGCCCCCTGGGCGGCGGGGCTCGCCTCGGCGTTCGCCTGCGGCGCCTTCGTGTTCCTGCTGGGCGGTGGCCCCATAGAGATGCTCTGCGCCTTCGTGGGCGCCGGCATCGGCAACTGGCTGCGCCGCCTCATGCTCGACCGCCACATCAACCAGTTCTGCGCCATAGGCGGCTCGGTCGCCTGTGCGTGCCTGGCCTATCTCGCGGTGCTCAACCTGCTCCCGCTCGTGGGCGTGGCGGACGCCGCCAGCCACGAGGTCGGCTACATCGGCGCCATGCTCTTCGTGATTCCCGGCTTCCCGCTCATCACGAGCGGGCTCGACCTCATGAAGCTCGACCTCAGGAGTGGTATCGAGCGGCTCGTCTATGCGGTCGCCGTCATCTTCGTGGCGACGCTCGTGGCATGGCTCGTGGCCTCGTTCGTGGCACTCACCCCTGGCGACTTCGAGAAGATGGGGCTGACGCCGCTCGCCTACTGCCTCCTGCGTCTGGTGGCCTCGTTCGTGGGGGTCTACGGCTTCTCGGTGATGTTCAACAGCCCCCCGCGCATGGCTGCCACGGCAGGCCTCATCGGCATGGTGGCGAACACCCTGCGTCTCGAGCTCGTGAGCCTGGCGGGGACGCCTCCCGAGGCCGCTGCCTTCGCAGGTGCGCTCACGGCAGGGCTCCTGGCGAGCGCGGTCTGTCGCAGGGTGGGCTTCCCCAGGATCTCGCTCACGGTGCCGTCGATTGTGATCATGGTACCTGGCCTCTACATGTACAAGGCCATCTACTACATGGGCATCTTCGACGCTGCCAACATGACGGCCTGGCTCGCCCGTGCCGTGATCATCGTGGCGTTCCTGCCGCTGGGCCTGGGGCTCGCCCGTGCCCTCACCGACACCCGTTGGCGTCACTGCAGCTAG
- a CDS encoding cation-translocating P-type ATPase: MAPHPASAPVTFTYEVTGLDCPACALTCQNAVRNLECVEAAELNYATATLEVTKRPAAELAHCKRHVLSTVRSCGEDLVLDDAEKHTLEAERPWAVEHREELLVGCSGAFVAAGLVCGHVTGLAGVSTPLYLVAAVAGLIYIAPLAVASLRRRSCDMNVLMFVAVVGALALGSYEEAAIVIFLDQVGEWLEGWSMRKTRGSISELMALAPDMAHLIGEDGTVADVDADDVREGSRIRILAGERVPLDGRIVDGASSFDEAAITGESVPADKGVGAEVFAGTLNTSGVVEVEATAEADESTLSRIVTMVQGAQAEKAPYEAFVDRFAAVYTPAVVAAAAVIALVVPLTIGLVTGFDTVAWRDWVYRALTMLVIACPCALVISTPVSFVSAITRAARMGVLVKGGAYFDIACKVGAITFDKTGTLTTGSPAVSDVICLDAAERDEVLATAAALEAGSTHPLARAVVAASPSNGVAASVASICEVAACGMRGMVEGEAAVVGKPAFVADEVRQAGGQVPASLVAAVDEVTSKGASALAVSCGSRVLGVIGVADTLRPSTPAAIARLRDHDHIPSLEMLTGDNARAAVAMGEVAGVTHVSAELLPDGKVERIRALQAEGSVVAHVGDGVNDAPALAAADLGITMGAASSDTALEVADVALLSGDLAELPSFFELARRTMNVVRENVVFAIGVKAVIMVLAIMGVVGMGAAVFADTGVALIVIVNGMRLMTGADTRW; this comes from the coding sequence ATGGCACCCCACCCCGCTTCGGCCCCTGTCACCTTCACCTACGAGGTCACCGGCCTCGACTGCCCGGCATGTGCCCTCACCTGCCAGAATGCGGTGCGTAACCTCGAGTGTGTCGAGGCGGCCGAGCTCAACTACGCCACGGCCACCCTCGAGGTCACCAAGAGGCCTGCTGCCGAGCTTGCGCACTGCAAGCGCCATGTGCTCTCGACGGTCCGTTCCTGTGGTGAGGACCTCGTGCTCGATGATGCCGAGAAGCACACGCTCGAGGCCGAGCGCCCCTGGGCGGTCGAGCATCGTGAGGAGCTGCTCGTCGGCTGCTCGGGTGCCTTCGTGGCCGCCGGCCTCGTGTGCGGGCATGTCACGGGACTCGCCGGCGTCTCGACGCCTCTCTATCTGGTCGCGGCCGTGGCGGGCCTCATCTATATCGCGCCACTTGCCGTGGCCTCGCTCAGGCGGCGTTCCTGCGACATGAACGTCCTCATGTTCGTGGCCGTGGTGGGTGCGCTCGCCCTCGGGAGCTATGAGGAGGCGGCCATCGTCATCTTCCTCGACCAGGTGGGGGAGTGGCTCGAGGGGTGGTCCATGCGCAAGACGCGTGGGTCGATCTCCGAGCTCATGGCATTGGCGCCGGACATGGCGCACCTCATCGGCGAGGACGGTACGGTGGCTGACGTCGATGCCGATGACGTCAGGGAGGGCTCGCGCATCCGCATCCTCGCCGGCGAGCGCGTACCGCTCGACGGCCGCATCGTGGATGGTGCCTCGAGCTTCGACGAGGCCGCCATCACGGGGGAGTCGGTCCCTGCCGACAAGGGCGTCGGTGCCGAAGTCTTCGCGGGCACGCTCAACACGTCGGGGGTCGTCGAGGTCGAGGCCACGGCCGAGGCCGACGAGTCCACCCTCTCGAGGATCGTCACGATGGTGCAGGGTGCCCAGGCCGAGAAGGCCCCCTACGAGGCCTTCGTGGACCGCTTCGCCGCCGTGTACACGCCTGCGGTGGTGGCCGCCGCTGCCGTGATCGCCCTCGTGGTGCCCCTGACCATCGGCCTTGTCACGGGCTTCGACACCGTCGCCTGGCGCGACTGGGTCTATCGCGCGCTCACGATGCTCGTCATCGCCTGCCCCTGCGCCCTGGTGATCTCCACGCCGGTCTCGTTCGTCTCGGCCATCACGCGCGCGGCACGCATGGGCGTGCTCGTGAAGGGCGGGGCCTACTTCGACATCGCCTGCAAGGTGGGGGCCATCACCTTCGACAAGACCGGCACGCTGACCACGGGGTCGCCGGCCGTGAGCGACGTCATCTGCCTCGACGCTGCTGAGAGGGACGAGGTGCTCGCGACCGCGGCCGCACTCGAGGCAGGCTCCACCCACCCGCTGGCGCGAGCGGTCGTCGCGGCCTCCCCGTCGAACGGCGTAGCCGCCTCGGTCGCCTCGATATGTGAGGTCGCCGCCTGCGGCATGCGGGGCATGGTGGAAGGGGAGGCCGCCGTGGTGGGCAAGCCCGCCTTCGTGGCCGATGAGGTTCGTCAGGCCGGGGGCCAGGTCCCCGCCTCCCTTGTCGCTGCGGTCGACGAGGTGACCTCCAAGGGGGCCTCGGCCCTCGCGGTGTCTTGCGGGAGCCGTGTGCTGGGCGTCATCGGCGTGGCTGACACGCTGCGGCCCAGCACGCCCGCCGCCATCGCGCGGCTGCGCGACCACGACCATATCCCCTCCCTCGAGATGCTCACCGGCGACAACGCACGGGCCGCCGTGGCCATGGGCGAGGTCGCCGGCGTGACGCATGTCTCGGCCGAGCTGCTGCCTGACGGCAAGGTTGAGCGCATCCGTGCGCTGCAGGCGGAAGGGTCGGTCGTGGCACATGTGGGCGACGGCGTGAACGATGCCCCGGCCCTCGCCGCGGCGGACCTCGGCATCACGATGGGTGCGGCGAGCTCGGACACCGCCCTCGAGGTGGCCGACGTGGCGCTGCTCTCGGGCGACCTCGCCGAGCTTCCGTCCTTCTTCGAGCTGGCGCGCCGCACCATGAACGTGGTGCGCGAGAACGTGGTCTTCGCCATCGGCGTGAAGGCCGTCATCATGGTGCTCGCCATCATGGGCGTGGTCGGCATGGGTGCGGCGGTCTTCGCGGACACGGGTGTGGCCCTCATCGTGATCGTGAACGGCATGCGCCTCATGACGGGCGCCGACACGCGCTGGTAG
- a CDS encoding glycoside hydrolase family 3 C-terminal domain-containing protein: MAQTQSGQQGDASEQGICPEAAEIASSMGRTNRLELLAGGGPWTTKPVPRSGVPGAILTDGPSGLRYQAPGSKGLNDSIPATCFPSPATCAATWDEALMTRIGEAVGEEARAAGVDVVLGPGVNIKRNPLGGRSFEYYSEDPLLAGRMGAAWIRGLQSTGTGACVKHFAANSQEYKRFSSDSVLDERTLHELYLRAFEIVVRESHPECLMSSYNLVNGTHSSDNAELLDQTLRHEWGFEGLVMSDWGGTHDRVTALKAGLDLAMPGPAPHHVSQLKAALRSGAIASSDVERAAGRVITLALRHAEHHDPSQPEQASFSSEEHDDLAREAAEQSCVLLANDGTLPLASGCRVALFGDMAQNPRYQGSGSSHVNATHLSSLLGASPRWDFARGCLEDGSTTDELVDEAATLARKAEVCVVCVGVPASLESEGFDREDLKLPAGQERMLAAVAAENPHTVVVLFSGSAVECPWADDVAAILWAGLPGQEGGEALYRILSGYVSPSGHLAESWPMGYADVPSSECFGKPHRTASYREGLYVGYRYYETADVAVRWPFGHGLAYTSFVMSDLEVTTDHVSVSVRNAGSDIGSCLVQVYAEPPTGGPYRPARVLVGWSKVPLAPYELARVTIPLDSEAFSIWTEEGWRIPGGTYHICVGHSAHDTDLTATLEVAGDAVTAEEWQVEGPGTWYAKPEGLPSQEAFEALMGRSVPEAAAPAPGTYSMESTLVELEGTSALASHIAGLVRRVAKGQAGDTHADAATVRMMEDSALDASLSSLINNSRGIFPEALARRLVQKANES, encoded by the coding sequence ATGGCCCAGACGCAGTCAGGACAGCAAGGCGATGCCTCCGAGCAGGGAATCTGCCCCGAGGCGGCCGAGATCGCGAGCAGTATGGGTCGGACCAACCGACTCGAGCTCCTGGCAGGCGGAGGCCCCTGGACCACCAAGCCCGTCCCACGGTCGGGCGTCCCCGGTGCCATCCTCACCGACGGCCCGAGCGGCCTTCGCTATCAGGCCCCGGGTTCCAAGGGCCTCAACGACTCGATTCCCGCCACCTGCTTCCCCTCCCCTGCCACCTGCGCGGCGACCTGGGACGAGGCCCTCATGACCCGCATCGGCGAGGCCGTGGGCGAGGAGGCGCGTGCCGCGGGCGTCGACGTGGTGCTGGGGCCCGGTGTCAACATCAAGCGCAACCCCTTGGGCGGCAGGAGCTTCGAGTACTACTCGGAGGACCCGCTCCTGGCCGGGCGCATGGGTGCGGCCTGGATACGTGGCCTGCAGTCCACGGGGACGGGCGCCTGCGTCAAGCACTTCGCGGCGAACTCCCAGGAGTACAAGCGGTTCTCGTCCGACAGCGTCCTGGACGAGCGGACGCTCCATGAGCTCTACCTGCGCGCGTTCGAGATCGTGGTGCGCGAGAGCCACCCCGAGTGCCTCATGAGCTCGTATAACCTGGTCAACGGCACCCACTCGAGCGACAACGCCGAGCTGCTCGACCAGACCCTCCGCCACGAGTGGGGATTCGAGGGGCTGGTCATGAGCGACTGGGGCGGAACGCACGACCGCGTCACCGCCCTGAAGGCCGGCCTGGACCTCGCGATGCCGGGACCTGCCCCGCATCATGTGTCCCAGCTCAAGGCAGCCCTGAGGTCGGGGGCCATAGCCTCGTCCGACGTGGAGCGCGCGGCCGGCCGTGTCATCACGTTGGCGCTCCGCCATGCGGAGCACCACGACCCGAGCCAACCCGAGCAGGCGTCCTTCTCGTCAGAGGAACATGACGACCTCGCACGCGAGGCGGCCGAGCAGTCCTGCGTGCTGCTCGCGAACGACGGGACCCTCCCACTTGCCTCGGGATGCCGCGTGGCCCTCTTCGGCGACATGGCCCAGAACCCCCGCTACCAGGGGTCCGGGTCGAGCCACGTCAACGCGACGCATCTCTCGAGCCTGCTCGGCGCAAGCCCCCGATGGGACTTCGCACGGGGATGCCTCGAGGACGGGAGCACCACGGACGAGCTGGTGGACGAGGCGGCCACGCTGGCACGGAAGGCCGAGGTCTGCGTCGTGTGCGTGGGTGTCCCCGCGAGCCTCGAGTCCGAGGGGTTCGACCGCGAGGACCTCAAGCTCCCGGCCGGCCAGGAGCGCATGCTCGCCGCCGTCGCCGCCGAGAACCCCCATACGGTGGTCGTGCTCTTCTCGGGGTCGGCCGTCGAATGCCCCTGGGCCGATGACGTGGCCGCCATCCTCTGGGCGGGACTTCCCGGCCAGGAGGGTGGGGAGGCCCTCTATCGCATCCTCTCGGGATACGTATCACCTTCGGGGCATCTCGCCGAGAGCTGGCCTATGGGCTACGCGGACGTCCCGAGCTCGGAGTGCTTCGGCAAACCGCACCGCACCGCAAGCTATCGCGAGGGCCTCTATGTGGGCTATCGCTACTACGAGACGGCTGACGTGGCCGTACGCTGGCCCTTCGGGCATGGCCTCGCATACACGAGCTTCGTCATGTCCGACCTCGAGGTCACGACGGACCATGTCTCCGTGTCGGTGAGGAACGCCGGCAGCGACATCGGCTCCTGCCTCGTCCAGGTCTATGCCGAGCCGCCGACAGGCGGCCCCTATCGACCGGCGCGCGTGCTCGTGGGCTGGTCGAAGGTACCACTTGCCCCCTACGAGCTCGCGCGCGTCACGATTCCGCTCGACAGCGAGGCCTTCTCGATCTGGACCGAGGAGGGATGGCGCATCCCCGGCGGCACCTACCACATCTGCGTGGGCCACTCCGCGCACGACACCGACCTCACCGCCACGCTCGAGGTGGCGGGAGATGCCGTCACGGCCGAGGAATGGCAGGTGGAGGGTCCCGGCACCTGGTACGCCAAGCCCGAGGGGCTTCCCAGCCAGGAGGCCTTCGAGGCCCTCATGGGACGCTCCGTCCCCGAGGCTGCCGCGCCCGCCCCAGGGACGTACTCCATGGAGTCGACCCTCGTCGAGCTCGAGGGCACCTCGGCGCTCGCCAGCCACATCGCAGGACTCGTACGCCGCGTGGCGAAGGGACAGGCAGGAGATACGCACGCCGATGCCGCCACGGTAAGGATGATGGAGGACAGCGCGCTGGACGCGAGCCTCTCGTCGCTCATCAACAACTCGCGTGGGATCTTCCCC
- a CDS encoding metalloregulator ArsR/SmtB family transcription factor, with product MTPDAVSTRSSAPSGSTAPAACTPALDASALASALADDSVVYAATQIFDALSDYTRFQILAALAQGPCCVADLTDVCHVSQSAISHQLRLLRDRGLVAVRRDGQRQVYSLDDDHVALLIQLGLAHAVEHPDPTVAQDPREA from the coding sequence ATGACCCCTGACGCCGTATCCACCAGAAGCTCAGCCCCCAGTGGCTCCACCGCTCCCGCCGCCTGCACCCCTGCGCTCGATGCCTCGGCCCTCGCCTCGGCGCTGGCTGACGACTCGGTGGTCTACGCCGCGACACAGATCTTCGACGCCCTCTCCGACTACACGCGCTTCCAGATCCTGGCGGCCCTCGCACAGGGCCCGTGCTGCGTGGCTGACCTCACTGACGTGTGCCACGTGTCGCAGTCGGCCATCTCGCACCAGCTCAGGCTCCTGCGCGATCGGGGCCTCGTGGCCGTCCGTCGCGACGGGCAGCGTCAGGTCTACTCGTTGGACGACGACCACGTGGCACTTCTCATCCAGCTGGGCCTGGCGCACGCCGTCGAGCATCCGGACCCCACGGTCGCACAAGACCCCAGGGAGGCGTGA
- a CDS encoding Sapep family Mn(2+)-dependent dipeptidase encodes MAQTPDDALLKQQIDTYVDKVWPDVVADVATLVAIPSVEDPSTVEDGKPWGAGPNAALVAAEGIAARLGLDVHDCEGRLGYADLPGRSEKQVATIAHTDIVPVGTGWHQDPYTLTRKDGYLIGRGVQDDKGPCVLSFYAARFFLDAGEELPYTLRCIIGNNEETRMGDVDYYLERYPQPEFLFTPDADFPVCCGEKGGFSATITSADLTGGVIVDFDGGTVGNAIPRVATVRVRADASTLAAAPDIDIEPAGEGLAKLVAHGIGGHASMPAGTRNAIGMLVEYLLANGLCSPAERDFLELEHLVFASTDGSTLGIAATDDVFEPLTCIGGTIRTEGGHLVQTIDARYPKSTTAEAIGRQVTAVCAEHASTLAVDREMVPFYVDPDGREIQTLLACWEEYTGRTGAPFTIGGGTYARHFRNAASFGPADEDEVKPDWVGSEHGPDEGISEERLRQSLKIYILAIARLMRIDF; translated from the coding sequence ATGGCCCAGACGCCTGATGACGCCCTACTCAAGCAGCAGATAGACACCTATGTGGACAAGGTCTGGCCGGACGTCGTGGCCGACGTCGCCACGCTCGTCGCCATCCCCTCCGTGGAGGATCCCTCGACCGTCGAGGACGGCAAGCCCTGGGGCGCGGGCCCCAACGCCGCCCTCGTCGCGGCGGAGGGAATCGCCGCACGCCTGGGCCTGGACGTCCATGACTGCGAAGGCCGTCTGGGCTATGCCGACCTTCCCGGCAGGTCGGAGAAGCAGGTCGCGACCATCGCGCACACCGACATCGTCCCTGTGGGCACCGGCTGGCACCAGGACCCCTACACCCTCACGCGCAAGGACGGCTACCTCATCGGGCGCGGCGTGCAGGATGACAAGGGCCCCTGCGTGTTGTCGTTCTATGCAGCCAGGTTCTTCCTTGATGCCGGTGAGGAGCTGCCCTACACGCTACGCTGCATCATCGGCAACAACGAGGAGACGCGCATGGGCGACGTCGACTACTACCTCGAGCGCTATCCGCAGCCCGAGTTCCTCTTCACGCCCGATGCCGACTTCCCTGTCTGCTGCGGCGAGAAGGGCGGCTTCTCGGCGACCATCACGTCCGCCGACCTCACGGGTGGCGTCATCGTCGACTTCGACGGCGGCACCGTGGGCAATGCCATCCCCCGGGTCGCCACCGTGCGCGTGCGCGCTGACGCGTCGACGCTTGCCGCGGCACCTGACATCGACATCGAACCTGCGGGTGAGGGGCTGGCAAAGCTCGTGGCCCATGGTATCGGGGGTCATGCCTCGATGCCCGCCGGCACCAGGAACGCCATCGGCATGCTCGTGGAGTATCTCCTGGCCAACGGCCTGTGCTCGCCAGCCGAGCGTGACTTCCTCGAGCTCGAGCACCTCGTCTTCGCCTCGACGGACGGCTCCACCCTGGGCATAGCGGCCACGGACGACGTCTTCGAGCCCCTGACCTGCATCGGCGGCACCATCCGCACCGAGGGCGGCCACCTCGTGCAGACCATCGACGCGCGCTATCCCAAGTCGACCACCGCTGAGGCGATCGGCAGGCAGGTCACGGCCGTATGCGCCGAGCATGCCTCGACGCTGGCCGTGGACCGCGAGATGGTACCGTTCTACGTCGACCCTGACGGTCGCGAGATACAGACGCTGCTTGCCTGCTGGGAGGAGTACACGGGCCGCACGGGCGCGCCCTTCACCATCGGTGGCGGCACCTACGCACGCCACTTCAGGAACGCCGCGAGCTTCGGCCCGGCTGACGAGGACGAGGTGAAGCCCGACTGGGTCGGCTCCGAGCATGGTCCCGACGAGGGAATCTCTGAGGAGCGCCTACGGCAGTCGCTGAAGATCTACATCCTGGCCATCGCCCGGCTCATGCGCATCGACTTCTGA
- a CDS encoding tetratricopeptide repeat protein, which translates to MDDAEKNDMPAGTEQHPAADGEASPCGVSPHRHALHLACSALLCVLLSAALLLVDAAVGAPTSVGLFLMLVGCPLAVWALATALARRIGKPVGPHADTGLPVPPSSTLAATQAARHADAAAPAAPTSPAAPEPAAGAQTQGLAPRQTQQPAAPATSRFDLDALSSQLLDSADPIADLKLVVGDIRTREAHASGLTAHPEVPELAPCGLESYLARTLEEAGLFSKDVDLPAIDVVRPHRSGLFYLRIEEESFPYLAKVRVVSIEAALNATLFAALCVDDPAHASIEECYEVAARIESSVTAQLPPEDSPIGRPPEVNQLGEWSVRQALAVGVESFRLPYRLATDFRLNVAERRAAFEVDVTPAEAFPTSVWSGELGRVIPTTSTMRRQLASDYALRVGILVAAHAFRCSERVDTVHVAGILDNGSTHRCYYSVCFDRRRFRRIDLGDLADPQAAYASFDATVDLVGGVLTPIVQGFSLDDERFCPARRYESVDLSDRRLTGMPAEVLHADRVSDLAIHEEARREHMADAIARNLSESTEKNVRMILDLTQGDPDPTVAYAARRTVTGLIDGTLDEHDALDVEREFVSGDELSHAIERASDLLEAHDASTASRLLADALDPIDSFGLYEDDGTTTWRYFSSYVSRALYNKLLAKEGEQVNLVPDAYLEAHLLLSSACILQEDAQGALEHAERAMQVAPLDARGYLRAARAHENLEQWDEATHVLMDMLRLAHDPESLGVGYYRLAFMEWHAGNILAAGACYRKSLGFSSSCRAMAAMELRTLEVSTGSGPAQVTDDTTETDKVLVAHEIPLAPTREVSDALVTCAEAATDAEVFPVARNFATLLGALTGDDVMVDIMRSIETEPDR; encoded by the coding sequence ATGGACGACGCCGAGAAGAACGACATGCCCGCAGGCACGGAGCAGCACCCCGCCGCAGACGGCGAGGCTTCCCCCTGCGGCGTCTCCCCGCACCGCCACGCCCTCCACCTGGCCTGCTCGGCCCTCCTGTGCGTGCTCCTCTCGGCGGCACTCCTCCTCGTCGACGCGGCCGTAGGGGCACCGACGTCCGTGGGCCTCTTCCTCATGCTCGTCGGCTGCCCGCTCGCGGTCTGGGCGCTCGCCACGGCATTGGCGAGAAGGATCGGCAAGCCGGTAGGTCCCCACGCCGATACGGGCCTGCCCGTGCCCCCCTCGTCGACGCTCGCCGCCACGCAGGCCGCACGCCACGCCGACGCCGCGGCGCCTGCCGCACCCACGTCGCCCGCAGCGCCCGAACCAGCAGCCGGCGCGCAGACCCAGGGGCTGGCACCCCGGCAGACGCAGCAGCCAGCCGCCCCCGCCACCTCGAGGTTCGACCTCGACGCGCTCTCGTCCCAGCTCCTCGACTCGGCGGACCCCATCGCCGACCTCAAGCTCGTCGTCGGTGACATCCGCACGCGCGAGGCCCATGCCTCCGGCCTCACGGCCCACCCCGAGGTCCCCGAGCTCGCGCCCTGCGGACTCGAGAGCTATCTCGCGCGGACGCTCGAGGAGGCCGGCCTCTTCTCGAAGGACGTCGACCTTCCCGCCATCGACGTGGTGCGTCCCCATCGGAGTGGCCTGTTCTACCTCCGCATCGAGGAGGAGTCGTTTCCCTACCTCGCGAAGGTCCGCGTGGTCTCGATCGAGGCCGCCCTCAACGCGACCCTCTTCGCCGCACTCTGCGTAGATGACCCGGCACACGCCAGCATAGAGGAGTGCTACGAGGTCGCGGCGCGCATCGAGTCGTCGGTCACCGCCCAGCTCCCTCCCGAGGACTCCCCCATCGGCAGGCCGCCCGAGGTCAACCAGCTCGGCGAGTGGAGCGTCCGCCAGGCGCTCGCCGTGGGCGTCGAGTCGTTCCGCCTCCCCTACCGCCTCGCGACGGACTTCCGCCTGAACGTGGCCGAGCGACGCGCGGCGTTCGAGGTCGACGTCACCCCTGCCGAGGCCTTCCCCACCAGCGTCTGGTCAGGCGAGCTCGGCCGCGTCATCCCCACCACCTCCACCATGCGCCGCCAGCTCGCGAGCGACTATGCCCTCCGGGTCGGCATCCTCGTGGCCGCCCATGCCTTCCGCTGCTCCGAGCGCGTCGACACCGTCCATGTGGCCGGAATCCTCGACAACGGGTCGACGCACCGCTGCTACTACTCCGTATGCTTCGACCGGAGGCGTTTCCGTCGTATCGACCTCGGAGACCTCGCAGACCCACAGGCCGCCTACGCCTCGTTCGACGCCACGGTAGACCTGGTCGGAGGCGTGCTCACCCCCATCGTCCAAGGCTTCTCGCTCGACGACGAGCGCTTCTGCCCGGCCCGCCGCTACGAGTCGGTCGACCTGTCGGACCGCCGCCTGACCGGCATGCCGGCTGAGGTACTCCACGCTGACCGCGTCTCTGACCTCGCGATACACGAGGAGGCCCGTCGCGAGCACATGGCGGATGCCATCGCTCGCAACCTTTCCGAGTCCACCGAGAAGAACGTCCGCATGATCCTCGACCTCACACAGGGAGACCCCGACCCTACGGTCGCGTATGCGGCGCGACGCACCGTGACAGGCCTCATCGACGGGACCTTGGACGAGCACGACGCCCTCGACGTCGAGCGCGAGTTCGTGAGCGGCGACGAGCTCTCGCATGCCATCGAGCGCGCGAGCGACCTGCTCGAGGCCCATGATGCCAGCACGGCCTCGCGCCTCCTCGCCGACGCGCTCGACCCGATCGACTCCTTCGGCCTCTACGAGGACGACGGCACCACCACCTGGCGCTACTTCTCGAGCTACGTGTCGCGCGCCCTCTACAACAAGCTCCTCGCGAAGGAGGGAGAGCAGGTCAACCTCGTGCCAGACGCCTACCTCGAGGCGCACCTGCTCCTCTCGAGCGCGTGCATCCTCCAGGAGGATGCACAGGGGGCCCTCGAGCACGCCGAGCGCGCCATGCAGGTGGCACCCCTCGATGCCCGCGGCTACCTCAGGGCGGCCCGTGCACACGAGAACCTCGAGCAATGGGACGAGGCGACCCACGTGCTCATGGACATGCTCAGGCTGGCGCACGACCCCGAGAGCCTCGGGGTGGGCTACTACCGGCTGGCCTTCATGGAGTGGCATGCCGGCAACATCCTTGCCGCAGGCGCCTGCTACCGCAAGAGCCTGGGCTTCTCGTCGAGCTGCAGGGCCATGGCAGCGATGGAGCTGAGGACGCTCGAGGTCTCCACGGGCTCCGGGCCCGCGCAGGTCACGGACGACACGACCGAGACGGACAAGGTCCTCGTGGCCCATGAGATTCCGCTCGCCCCGACACGCGAGGTCAGCGACGCATTGGTGACCTGCGCGGAGGCGGCGACCGATGCCGAGGTCTTCCCGGTGGCGCGCAACTTCGCGACGTTGCTGGGTGCGCTCACCGGCGATGACGTGATGGTCGACATCATGCGCTCGATCGAGACCGAGCCGGACCGCTAG